The proteins below come from a single Spirochaetota bacterium genomic window:
- a CDS encoding flagellar biosynthetic protein FliQ — MNEIGLIIRLLNETLIQTAILSLPFLIISLLVGLIISIFQATTSIQEQTLTFVPKFIAIGLLILLIGPILIRVFTDFTIRLFDLMATGIRGL, encoded by the coding sequence ATGAACGAGATAGGACTAATAATTAGATTATTGAACGAGACACTAATACAAACTGCAATACTATCCTTACCATTTCTTATAATATCACTACTTGTCGGTCTAATAATAAGTATTTTCCAAGCTACTACATCAATACAAGAACAAACATTAACTTTTGTACCTAAATTTATTGCTATAGGTTTACTTATTCTCTTAATAGGACCTATACTCATAAGAGTCTTTACTGACTTTACTATAAGATTATTCGACCTTATGGCAACTGGGATTAGAGGCTTATGA
- a CDS encoding STAS domain-containing protein, whose protein sequence is MEISRREIGDVVVFDVNGEIDLYNAPQIKELVRQEIEKGKVNIVVNLDKVSYIDSSGIGVLISSLSNLKKVGGGLKLSNVYASVRKVFELTKLTGFFDIYDSVENAVNSFNQ, encoded by the coding sequence ATGGAAATCTCTAGAAGGGAAATAGGGGATGTTGTTGTCTTTGATGTAAATGGTGAGATAGACCTCTATAATGCTCCTCAAATAAAGGAGCTAGTAAGACAGGAAATAGAAAAAGGTAAGGTTAACATTGTTGTGAATCTTGATAAGGTTAGTTATATAGACTCCTCTGGTATAGGTGTTCTTATATCCAGTCTTTCAAACTTGAAAAAAGTAGGAGGAGGATTAAAGTTATCTAATGTATACGCTTCCGTAAGAAAAGTTTTTGAATTAACCAAGCTAACAGGGTTTTTTGATATATACGATTCGGTTGAAAATGCTGTAAACTCTTTCAATCAGTAA
- a CDS encoding carbohydrate ABC transporter permease: MATREAFYGQSLVEERRRKEIVRNIFAYIVLSIGALTMVIPFFWTISTALKDPEDIYDKLFIPKRFSYIYVDQNGNFVHGSYREGYTEVRAWWANFVKAWISVPFDKYYRNSLLVATVTTLGQLVTCTLAAYAFARLRWVGRDAVFLLYLGTLMIPFTVTMIPVYILFKVLGLVNTLVAVILPALFSAFGTFLLRQFFVSIPYDLEEAAFIDGANRLQILWHVILPLSKGALATLGTFTFLFQWNDFLWPLIVLNSEEIQTIPVGLTAFQTAYGSQWELVMAASLIALIPVIIIYVFNQRFFTESIMLSGFGGR, from the coding sequence ATGGCAACAAGAGAAGCTTTTTATGGTCAAAGTTTAGTTGAAGAGAGAAGAAGAAAGGAGATTGTTAGGAACATATTCGCTTACATAGTTTTATCAATAGGTGCTCTGACAATGGTGATACCATTCTTTTGGACTATATCTACTGCTTTGAAAGACCCCGAAGATATTTACGACAAACTGTTTATACCCAAGAGATTCAGCTACATATATGTGGACCAAAATGGAAACTTCGTTCATGGTAGTTATCGCGAGGGATATACTGAAGTTAGAGCATGGTGGGCTAATTTTGTTAAGGCCTGGATATCGGTTCCCTTTGATAAGTATTATAGGAACAGTTTGTTAGTTGCGACTGTTACCACACTTGGGCAACTTGTTACTTGTACATTAGCTGCTTATGCATTTGCTAGGTTAAGATGGGTTGGAAGAGATGCTGTGTTTCTTCTATACCTAGGAACACTAATGATACCATTTACTGTAACTATGATACCAGTATATATCCTTTTCAAAGTGTTAGGACTTGTAAATACTTTAGTTGCAGTTATACTCCCTGCTTTATTTTCTGCCTTCGGGACATTCCTGTTAAGACAGTTCTTCGTATCAATTCCTTATGACCTTGAAGAAGCTGCTTTCATTGACGGTGCTAATAGACTGCAAATACTATGGCATGTAATACTACCTCTGTCCAAAGGAGCACTGGCTACACTAGGAACCTTCACTTTCTTGTTCCAATGGAATGACTTCTTATGGCCGTTGATTGTGCTAAACTCCGAAGAAATCCAGACTATCCCTGTCGGATTAACTGCGTTCCAAACTGCTTATGGCTCACAGTGGGAGTTGGTTATGGCTGCATCACTCATAGCTCTAATACCTGTCATAATAATATATGTCTTCAACCAGAGGTTCTTCACAGAGAGTATAATGTTATCAGGATTCGGTGGAAGATAG